A genomic segment from Microcella flavibacter encodes:
- the rpmG gene encoding 50S ribosomal protein L33 — protein sequence MAKQQDVRPIIKLRSTAGTGYTYVTRKNRRNDPDRLVLKKYDPVIRKHVDFREER from the coding sequence ATGGCCAAGCAGCAGGACGTCCGTCCCATCATCAAGCTCCGGTCGACCGCCGGCACCGGGTACACCTACGTGACCCGCAAGAACCGCCGCAACGACCCCGACCGCCTCGTGCTGAAGAAGTACGACCCGGTCATCCGCAAGCACGTCGATTTCCGCGAGGAGCGCTAA